One window of Medicago truncatula cultivar Jemalong A17 chromosome 2, MtrunA17r5.0-ANR, whole genome shotgun sequence genomic DNA carries:
- the LOC11442042 gene encoding kinesin-like protein KIN-14P has translation MATTTLPVKRLFDSNNSMDFSVKRSKVSLYDDRDKDEDDIPSLNINKRSGKSADISFSSLRKELASLKKSFEECNGQKVEERQLRSIKRDIEKCCKELENKETEVKELESEKGEFEGLVEDFESEKKHFESRQKEFESKEKEFERRVKEFQSEEEEFKGRVKMFETKVEEFEGKMQQIENQTEDNLKSVKALELKENQIEVQIKDLFDEEKEFDISNMDDQFSITIDGTSEEIGILDNLRESSDPAKLVLDIILNPTIPLPKKGDKAVIIDEGWIYLLEQLMIISPNIIKSCVRDEALKLACELKANMKENTENSLEALGFLLILSIYGLVNYFDEDEVFKIFAYVASAAEYKIAVKLCRTLGFANKVSGMLI, from the exons ATGGCTACTACTACACTGCCAGTTAAGAGGTTATTTGATAGCAACAATTCCATGGACTTTTCTGTTAAGAGATCAAAGGTATCACTATATGATGATCGTgacaaagatgaagatgatattCCTTCgttgaatataaataaaaggtCAGGCAAATCAGCTGATATTTCATTTTCCTCGCTGAGGAAAGAACTTGCAtcgttaaaaaaatcatttgaggAATGCAATGGACAAAAAGTAGAAGAGAGGCAATTGCGGTCTATAAAGAGAGATATTGAGAAATGCTGCAAAGAGCTAGAAAATAAGGAGACCGAGGTTAAGGAACTTGAGTCTGAAAAGGGTGAATTTGAAGGCCTGGTGGAGGACTTTGAATCAGAAAAGAAGCATTTCGAGAGCCGACAAAAGGAATttgaatcaaaagaaaaggaatttgAAAGAAGAGTGAAGGAGTTCCAGTCAGAAGAGGAGGAATTTAAAGGTCGAGTGAAAATGTTTGAAACAAAGGTAGAggaatttgaaggaaaaatgcAGCAAATTGAAAACCAAACTGAGGACAATCTCAAATCTGTCAAAGCACTCGAGTTAAAAGAGAATCAGATTGAAGTACAAATCAAGGATCTATTTGATGAGGAAAAAGAATTTG ATATATCTAACATGGATGACCAATTCAGTATTACCATTGATGGCACAAGCGAGGAAATTGGCATTCTAGATAATTTGCGAGAATCATCAGATCCAGCAAAACTTGTTTTGGATATAATACTAAACCCTACGATTCCACTGCCTAAGAAAGGAGACAAAGCGGTGATTATTGATGAAGGCTGGATCTATCTGCTAGAACAACTGATGATAATCTCaccaaatattattaaatcttGTGTAAGAGATGAAGCGTTGAAGCTAGCGTGTGAGTTGAAAGCTAACATGAAAGAAAATACCGAAAATTCTTTGGAGGCTCTTGGATTTCTATTGATTTTATCGATTTACGGATTGGTTAATTactttgatgaagatgaagtctTCAAGATTTTTGCTTATGTTGCGTCTGCTGCTGAATACAAGATAGCTGTGAAGCTGTGTAGGACACTGGGTTTTGCAAATAAAGTCTCTGGTATGTTGATTTAG